The Pseudomonas sp. GD03919 region TTCCAGCCGGTGCGCGGCTGCGGGTTGTCGTCGTGGTCCTTGAACGGCATCTCGATGGTGAACGACAGGCAGTCGAAAGCCTGGCCAACGGCGTTGCAGGCCAGGGTCATATTGGCCTGGCCCGGCTCGTCACGCGGGTAGCCGAAACGGGTCTGAAACTCGGCGCCGATACCCACCAGACGGCTGCGAAAGTCCTCTTCCAGCGCGGCCAACCGTGGACTGTAACCGGGGTTGCCCTCGCAGCCGGCGCTGAACACATGGGGGATTTCCTCGTCGCCGTGGATATCGAGGAACAGGTCGACGCCGATACGCTGCATGTGTTGCAGCACGAACAGCACTTCCGGGCTGCGCTCGGAGCTGGCCGACTGCCAGGCACGATTGAGGTCCTGCCCGGCATGGTTGGTGCGCAGGTGACCGCGATAGGCACCGTCCGGGTTCATGTTCGGCACCAGATAGAATTCGGCCTGTTCCAATAACGCGGCCATCTCGGCATCCTGCGGATTCTGCAGACGTTCGATCACCCCCTCCATGAACCATTCGGCCATGTGTTCGCCGGGGTGCTGCTGGGCGATAATCCACAGCTTGCGTGCAGCACCGGTCTGGCCGCCGATGCGCAGGAGCTGGATATCGCGGCCCTCCAGGCTTCTGCCGCTGGCCACCAGTTCGGCGCCGCGCTCCAGCGCCGTGGCGATCAGGCGCTCATGGCGCGCTCGCGGGTAGGGCTCGAAATAGGCGAAGCGCACGCTCGCCTGCTCGGCCTGTAACTGGAAATGCAACTGTCCGTCCTCGAAACGGGTCGGCACGCGGAACCAGTCCTGCTGGTCGTAGCTGGCCACGGCTTGATAGCCATCCCAGGCGCGGTTGTAGGCCGACTGCCCGGCATTGCTCAGACAGAAGCCATAACGTTGGCCAGGCTGCAGCTCATCGACCTGAAAGTGAAACCACTGGAAATGATGGCTGTTGAGGTCCGGGCGCATGGCCAGCAGCACGCGCTGCGGGTCACTGGCGTCGATGACCTGGATGTTGCCACTGTCGAAATCCGCACTGATCTTCATGACTGCCCCATAAGCGAAATCAGCGCTCAGGATTGCAGCTCATGGCGCGCCTGTGAAGCCGCCAACGACAGACTGATCGGCCAGAACGAACTAAGGTCGTCAAGGTGAGCCTAATAGCGACTCACCTGTTTATCGCCTACGGAGCCCTCTGCCATGCCCAGCCCATTCAACCTGCGTCACGTCACCACCGCCCTGCTCGCCCTGGCGCTGCTGGCCGGCTGTGCTGGGCGTGAACCTGACGCAGCCGCGCCGACAGAACAGCCGCAGGTCGAACAACCCGTCCCACATAATGAACAGGAGCAACTGCGCCAGCAGGCCCAACGCGGCGATCTGGACAGCCAGTTCCAGCTCGGTAGCAGTTATTTCGTCGGCCAGCCGGAGAAGAACCTCAAGCAGGCCGAATACTGGTGGAAGCAGGCTGCCGACAAGGGTCACGCCATGGCGGCCGTCAGCCTGGCCTACCTCTACACCGG contains the following coding sequences:
- a CDS encoding tetratricopeptide repeat protein; its protein translation is MPSPFNLRHVTTALLALALLAGCAGREPDAAAPTEQPQVEQPVPHNEQEQLRQQAQRGDLDSQFQLGSSYFVGQPEKNLKQAEYWWKQAADKGHAMAAVSLAYLYTGRDAPELANQQNMLKYLNQSAAAGNPMAQHVLGNLYRRGEGGVPRDPDQAQRLYQSACQQNYEPSCLALGRQ
- a CDS encoding M14 family metallopeptidase — encoded protein: MKISADFDSGNIQVIDASDPQRVLLAMRPDLNSHHFQWFHFQVDELQPGQRYGFCLSNAGQSAYNRAWDGYQAVASYDQQDWFRVPTRFEDGQLHFQLQAEQASVRFAYFEPYPRARHERLIATALERGAELVASGRSLEGRDIQLLRIGGQTGAARKLWIIAQQHPGEHMAEWFMEGVIERLQNPQDAEMAALLEQAEFYLVPNMNPDGAYRGHLRTNHAGQDLNRAWQSASSERSPEVLFVLQHMQRIGVDLFLDIHGDEEIPHVFSAGCEGNPGYSPRLAALEEDFRSRLVGIGAEFQTRFGYPRDEPGQANMTLACNAVGQAFDCLSFTIEMPFKDHDDNPQPRTGWNGARSQKLGQDVLSVLAQMVATLR